The segment AGTGGCTGGAGAAAAAGGTAAACTACAGGGAAAGAAAGGAAAAGAAGGATGATTGAGGTTAAAAACTGGAAAAAAAGTTTTGGCGACAATCAGGTGATTAAGGGTGTGGACTACCGGGTAGAAACCGGGGATGTTGTCGCCATTATCGGAGCCAGCGGGTCTGGAAAATCCACTTTCCTGAGAACCTTAAACTTTTTG is part of the Anaerotignum faecicola genome and harbors:
- a CDS encoding ATP-binding cassette domain-containing protein; translated protein: MIEVKNWKKSFGDNQVIKGVDYRVETGDVVAIIGASGSGKSTFLRTLNFL